One genomic segment of Thermovibrio guaymasensis includes these proteins:
- a CDS encoding TetR/AcrR family transcriptional regulator, with amino-acid sequence MGTTKTRERIVESAYKCFSEKGYIGTTTKEISKLAGISEVTLFRYFKSKKELFEEVLNKFSVLPDIEKIKTEKSLSIEKKLEKVAEEIIRSLKEKKNFIKILLSEISPHSEEVSEIYREFISRLDSIIAEILSSDKETARLFHSSLFGYFLSEEIFLESEIDEKKLEKIVKKLVELFTEKRGEEK; translated from the coding sequence ATGGGAACGACTAAGACCAGAGAAAGAATTGTTGAATCAGCCTACAAGTGCTTTTCCGAAAAAGGGTACATTGGAACAACGACTAAGGAAATTTCCAAATTGGCCGGAATTTCAGAAGTAACCCTATTCCGCTACTTTAAGAGCAAAAAGGAACTCTTTGAAGAGGTTTTAAACAAGTTTTCAGTATTACCCGACATAGAGAAAATAAAAACGGAAAAATCTCTTTCGATAGAGAAAAAGCTTGAAAAGGTAGCAGAGGAAATAATTCGTTCCCTTAAGGAGAAAAAAAACTTTATAAAGATTCTCCTTTCAGAAATATCTCCCCACTCAGAAGAAGTATCTGAAATTTACAGAGAATTCATCAGTAGACTTGACTCAATAATAGCAGAAATTCTCTCTTCAGATAAAGAAACTGCAAGGCTATTTCATTCATCACTGTTTGGATACTTCCTATCAGAGGAAATCTTCTTAGAATCGGAAATTGATGAGAAGAAATTAGAGAAAATTGTTAAGAAGTTAGTAGAACTTTTTACAGAGAAGCGAGGTGAAGAAAAATGA
- a CDS encoding aldehyde ferredoxin oxidoreductase N-terminal domain-containing protein has product MEFVTLRVDLIEGKVLLRRERLEGVYGLLDYGLNVHNFFKTYEKEPYSPYNAVVFGKGPFAGSILPGSHRLVFFFKSPLYRTLFPSTMGGAAYTFQRTGVDFVSIIGKAETPSVLVIYGDETSVVVSVEPLKKSLSELWKDGVYSFSDYLVGKFLDRVPGELRIACVGPASLNTNYGAIFSQTLRNGKPVEGSEDWAARGGGGSVLLRAHNIAAIVFGGVYKEEKRLISNYDHTKKLFSGIFSEPLFKVIAKKTEKYRYNPKHGTGGTFGEDYYAEREKTPILNWQMPYIPREDRERLFNLIKEKYVEIFNKESIDKNTWTTCGEPCPAACKKVRNGLKVDYEPYNANGPLAGNIYLKAADRAVRTVDSLGFDAIEFGCIASWVFELIEREILTPEEVGISGKPLLSPQTLINEPEKASEVNADLLCQLAKNVAYAKGEFPKLLGEGKRKAASYIDENFKERIPEGRSSLDYAVFVALGKEGEICPTMYWALGNFIPLPVQGKYWTYYKFGVFPEPESLAEKIVESSISEYWYDNVGWCRFHRRWMTAGEVSCELDGECSLSRGLAKPVLERLFEVVYGEGVNLLRHGKDFLKRLCDYALKSGSYPIFPPSERVIDLIAGASYEFGNKRWEENFRKNKAKAVRDYISKTLETYSLLIGHEGWKL; this is encoded by the coding sequence GTGGAATTTGTGACTCTAAGGGTAGACCTGATAGAGGGGAAGGTTCTCCTAAGGAGGGAAAGGTTAGAGGGAGTTTACGGTTTACTAGATTACGGCCTTAATGTTCACAACTTCTTTAAAACCTACGAGAAGGAACCTTACTCTCCTTACAATGCCGTTGTTTTCGGTAAAGGGCCCTTTGCTGGTTCAATACTTCCCGGGTCCCACAGGCTTGTCTTCTTCTTTAAATCGCCGCTTTATAGGACTCTCTTCCCTTCAACCATGGGAGGGGCAGCTTATACCTTTCAGAGAACGGGAGTTGACTTTGTTTCAATCATAGGGAAGGCTGAAACTCCCTCTGTCCTTGTGATTTATGGAGATGAGACTTCCGTTGTAGTTTCCGTTGAGCCCCTCAAAAAGTCACTATCTGAGCTTTGGAAGGATGGAGTTTACAGTTTCTCAGACTACTTGGTAGGCAAGTTTTTAGATAGGGTTCCTGGGGAACTCAGAATTGCTTGTGTAGGCCCTGCCTCCCTTAATACGAATTACGGTGCAATTTTCTCTCAAACCCTTAGAAACGGTAAGCCGGTTGAGGGAAGCGAGGACTGGGCCGCAAGGGGAGGTGGCGGTAGCGTACTTCTAAGAGCACACAATATTGCTGCCATTGTCTTTGGTGGAGTTTATAAGGAAGAGAAGAGGCTCATCAGCAACTACGACCATACAAAGAAGCTCTTTTCGGGTATTTTCTCAGAACCTCTCTTTAAGGTGATTGCAAAGAAGACTGAGAAGTACCGTTACAACCCAAAGCATGGAACCGGCGGAACCTTTGGAGAGGACTACTACGCCGAGAGGGAGAAGACTCCCATCCTGAACTGGCAGATGCCTTACATCCCAAGGGAGGATAGGGAAAGGCTCTTTAACTTAATAAAGGAGAAGTATGTTGAAATCTTTAATAAAGAGTCAATAGATAAAAATACCTGGACTACGTGTGGAGAGCCCTGCCCTGCCGCATGTAAGAAGGTAAGGAACGGCCTTAAGGTAGATTATGAACCTTACAACGCCAACGGACCCCTTGCCGGGAATATCTACTTAAAAGCTGCAGATAGAGCGGTTAGAACCGTAGATTCTCTCGGCTTTGATGCCATAGAGTTTGGGTGTATAGCTTCTTGGGTTTTTGAACTCATTGAGAGGGAAATTTTAACTCCAGAGGAGGTTGGTATTTCGGGAAAGCCCCTCCTTTCTCCACAAACCTTAATCAATGAGCCTGAGAAAGCTTCAGAGGTAAACGCCGACCTCCTGTGCCAGCTTGCTAAAAACGTTGCCTACGCAAAGGGTGAATTTCCAAAGTTACTGGGAGAGGGAAAGAGGAAGGCTGCTTCCTACATAGATGAGAACTTTAAAGAGAGGATACCTGAGGGAAGGAGCTCTTTGGACTATGCAGTTTTCGTTGCTCTGGGGAAGGAAGGAGAGATTTGCCCTACAATGTATTGGGCCCTTGGAAATTTTATTCCCCTTCCCGTTCAGGGAAAGTACTGGACTTACTACAAATTCGGGGTTTTCCCAGAGCCAGAATCTTTGGCGGAGAAGATCGTTGAAAGCTCAATATCTGAGTACTGGTACGACAACGTCGGTTGGTGCAGGTTTCATAGAAGGTGGATGACGGCAGGTGAGGTTTCCTGTGAGTTGGACGGTGAGTGTTCTCTCTCCAGAGGCCTTGCAAAGCCCGTTTTAGAGAGGCTGTTTGAAGTTGTTTACGGTGAAGGAGTTAACCTTTTGAGGCACGGGAAGGATTTCCTTAAGAGACTGTGCGATTATGCCCTTAAATCCGGTAGTTATCCCATTTTTCCTCCATCTGAAAGGGTGATTGACCTAATAGCCGGTGCAAGTTATGAGTTTGGTAATAAACGCTGGGAGGAGAATTTTAGGAAGAATAAAGCAAAAGCCGTTAGGGACTATATCTCAAAAACCTTAGAGACCTACAGCCTACTTATTGGTCACGAAGGCTGGAAGTTGTAG